One region of Gigantopelta aegis isolate Gae_Host chromosome 7, Gae_host_genome, whole genome shotgun sequence genomic DNA includes:
- the LOC121377659 gene encoding transmembrane protein 205-like: MVIVILTSFVLYPRGRKTEVQSTFVSLIHLGSWAANYGAQLWVILVAGLTMFYSLPRHIFGKVQSHLFPMFFLWSLVTSSVQLGTFVLQHPMESWQTFHTVEVAILTSSFLAAATNSVILAPLIVKSMVHTFRLEVEARVSDVIGYAAIKEMKNDPEYIAARRMFRRCHGLSALLTVVGLVSNSIHLYYLSCQCVRI, from the exons atggtgatagtgatTCTGACGAGCTTCGTGCTGTATCCTAGAGGCAGAAAGACCGAGGTACAGTCCACCTTCGTCAGTCTCATCCACTTGGGCAGCTGGGCAGCTAACTACGGGGCGCAACTCTGGGTTATCCTTGTGGCCG GATTAACCATGTTCTACAGTTTACCTCGACATATTTTCGGAAAAGTCCAAAGTCATCTGTTCCCAATGTTTTTCCTCTGGAGTCTTGTGACGTCATCGGTTCAGCTGGGCACGTTCGTCCTGCAACATCCAATGGAATCTTGGCAAACGTTTCACACAGTTGAG GTAGCCATTTTGACATCTAGTTTCCTAGCTGCTGCAACGAACTCTGTAATACTGGCTCCACTCATTGTCAAGTCCATGGTGCACACATTTCGTCTCGAAGTGGAAGCCCGCGTCAGTGACGTCATAGGATACGCAGCAATCAAAGAGATGAAAAATGACCCAGAATACATTGCGGCGCGCCGGATGTTTAGAAGGTGTCACGGCCTTAGTGCTCTTCTGACGGTGGTGGGATTAGTAAGCAACTCGATACATCTGTACTACTTGTCTTGTCAGTGTGTACGTATTTGA